One genomic region from Reichenbachiella ulvae encodes:
- the msrA gene encoding peptide-methionine (S)-S-oxide reductase MsrA: MKVLVFLSIIISAILPIQNTDTTKMDIATFGNGCFWCTEAIFSELKGVSKVESGYSGGQTKNPTYKEVCSGTTGHAEVLQITYDPAVISFDELLEVFWKTHDPTTLNRQGNDVGTQYRSVVFYHNDTQKALAEKYKKELDASGAFADPIVTEITAFDVFYPAEDYHQNYYELNGEQPYCNFVIRPKVEKFKKVFKDKLKD; the protein is encoded by the coding sequence ATGAAAGTATTAGTTTTTTTATCGATAATAATCAGTGCAATTTTACCCATTCAAAATACAGACACCACAAAAATGGATATAGCAACATTTGGTAATGGCTGTTTCTGGTGTACAGAAGCCATTTTTTCGGAATTGAAAGGAGTATCAAAAGTGGAATCGGGTTACTCAGGTGGTCAGACCAAGAACCCGACATACAAGGAGGTATGCTCAGGAACCACTGGTCATGCAGAGGTGCTTCAGATTACCTATGATCCTGCAGTGATCAGCTTTGATGAGTTGCTGGAGGTTTTCTGGAAGACACATGATCCTACTACACTGAACCGTCAGGGCAATGACGTAGGGACGCAATATCGTTCAGTTGTTTTCTATCACAACGATACGCAAAAGGCTCTGGCAGAGAAGTATAAGAAAGAACTGGATGCCTCTGGCGCATTTGCTGACCCTATAGTTACTGAGATCACTGCGTTCGATGTTTTCTATCCGGCAGAGGATTACCACCAAAATTATTACGAACTGAATGGGGAACAGCCTTATTGCAATTTTGTGATAAGACCCAAGGTGGAAAAGTTCAAAAAGGTATTTAAGGATAAGCTGAAGGATTAA
- a CDS encoding TonB-dependent receptor — MTQSTLIILITFLLGTELMAAHVSGRVTDTQGEALPGVNVYIKDSYDGATTDLEGRFSFSTSESGEQTLIASSIGFRAYESTINLNGDLTFQIQLREEVNRLSGVTITAGSFEASDEKKSTILKPLDIAMTAGAAADIPGVLNMLPGTTTNGETGRLFVRGGTANETQAFVDGIWVNNFYSTTANNVPSRSRFDPFLFKGTFFSTGGYSAEYGQALSSVLSLNSLDLAEETLTDIGVMTIGGDVAHTQRWDEASLYGKVQYTNLDPYMNLVDQQYEWKDGPTSINGTMMYRQRIKGKDMLKVFASYDQSDFHAVIPSINNPGGNDMASSNRNAYLNATYKKPIGDHSMAYAGLSYGKYDETTDFNSIDIMQSTQSVHGKSYFTTDVNQLSVKVGGEWIYQGVSEDTELSPSEEYKAKYDNSLAAGFSELDYYLTNDLTVRAGLRYAYYSAFDQAKWSPRVSMAYKTGEYSQLSAAFGKFHQLPQSKLMLIGDEYISPEEANHYILSYQRITEGFTFRSEVYYKTYDQLVTYSAADPFNPTTFSNSGKGYARGLDLFFRDTKTIKNADYWISYSFIDSKRKFENYPDQARPDFTAMHNVSVVYKHFIPVLRTQVGASWNFNNGRPYNDPNDDVFNGQRTKFYSDLSFNFAYLYRQNIILYASASNLLGRDNVFGYEFENQPGTDGVMDARPIGQQAKRFFFVGLFISLSKDKQYNQLDKL; from the coding sequence ATGACTCAATCTACACTAATCATTCTTATCACCTTTTTGCTTGGGACTGAGCTAATGGCGGCTCACGTTTCCGGACGGGTGACAGACACCCAGGGAGAGGCTCTTCCGGGAGTCAATGTTTACATCAAGGACTCTTATGATGGTGCTACCACCGATCTTGAAGGGCGATTCAGTTTTAGTACTTCCGAATCAGGGGAGCAAACGCTGATCGCCAGTTCTATTGGTTTCAGAGCATATGAATCCACAATCAATCTTAATGGTGATTTGACTTTTCAGATACAACTAAGAGAGGAAGTCAATCGCTTATCAGGCGTCACTATCACAGCGGGGAGCTTTGAGGCGAGCGATGAGAAGAAGTCTACCATCCTGAAACCACTGGATATAGCGATGACTGCCGGTGCTGCTGCGGATATCCCAGGAGTACTCAATATGCTGCCTGGTACTACAACCAATGGAGAAACTGGACGCCTGTTTGTCAGAGGAGGTACGGCGAATGAAACCCAGGCCTTTGTCGATGGTATCTGGGTGAACAATTTCTACTCTACGACGGCAAACAATGTTCCAAGCAGAAGTCGTTTCGATCCATTCTTGTTCAAAGGGACTTTTTTTAGTACCGGAGGTTATTCAGCAGAGTATGGTCAGGCATTGTCCTCTGTTTTGTCACTCAATTCGTTGGACCTGGCAGAAGAGACACTGACCGATATAGGCGTCATGACCATAGGCGGAGATGTGGCCCATACACAGCGATGGGACGAAGCATCGCTATATGGCAAGGTGCAATACACCAACCTGGATCCATATATGAATTTGGTCGATCAGCAGTATGAATGGAAGGATGGTCCTACCTCTATCAATGGAACCATGATGTATCGTCAACGAATCAAAGGCAAGGACATGCTAAAGGTGTTTGCCAGCTACGATCAGAGCGATTTTCATGCGGTGATACCGAGTATTAACAACCCAGGGGGGAATGATATGGCATCAAGTAACCGAAATGCTTATCTGAATGCCACCTACAAGAAACCCATCGGTGATCATTCTATGGCCTATGCTGGGCTATCTTATGGTAAGTATGATGAGACTACAGATTTTAACTCCATAGACATCATGCAAAGCACTCAAAGTGTCCATGGCAAAAGTTATTTCACTACAGATGTCAATCAATTGTCTGTTAAAGTAGGTGGCGAATGGATCTATCAAGGTGTGTCGGAAGATACTGAACTGTCTCCGTCGGAAGAATATAAAGCCAAATATGACAATTCACTGGCTGCTGGCTTTTCAGAATTGGATTATTACCTGACCAATGATTTGACGGTGAGAGCCGGACTGCGCTATGCTTACTATTCTGCTTTTGATCAGGCCAAATGGTCGCCTAGGGTATCGATGGCTTATAAGACTGGAGAATATTCTCAATTGTCTGCTGCCTTTGGAAAATTCCACCAATTGCCGCAGAGCAAACTGATGCTGATAGGAGATGAGTACATCTCTCCAGAAGAGGCCAATCATTATATTCTGAGTTATCAAAGAATCACTGAGGGCTTTACTTTTAGGTCGGAAGTTTATTACAAGACCTATGATCAATTGGTAACTTATTCAGCAGCTGATCCATTCAATCCTACCACATTTTCCAATTCAGGAAAGGGATATGCCAGAGGTTTGGATTTATTCTTCAGAGACACTAAAACGATCAAAAATGCTGACTACTGGATTTCTTATTCCTTTATTGATAGCAAACGTAAGTTTGAGAATTATCCTGATCAGGCCAGGCCAGACTTTACTGCCATGCACAATGTGTCAGTGGTGTACAAGCACTTTATTCCTGTGCTGAGAACACAGGTGGGTGCCAGTTGGAATTTCAATAATGGCAGGCCTTATAATGATCCCAATGATGATGTTTTCAATGGACAGCGAACCAAGTTTTATTCTGATCTTAGCTTCAATTTTGCTTATCTGTATCGACAAAACATCATTCTTTACGCTTCAGCAAGTAATTTGCTGGGAAGAGACAATGTGTTTGGGTATGAATTTGAAAATCAACCTGGGACTGACGGGGTGATGGATGCCCGTCCCATAGGACAACAGGCCAAACGATTCTTTTTTGTTGGGCTCTTTATTTCACTGTCCAAAGACAAACAATACAATCAATTAGATAAATTATAA
- a CDS encoding sensor histidine kinase — MSENEAVCVSPQQKWRKLVWTAGIVPLLGSIVISYFFCPTCVEQGRYSEFAISTVISYMYWIALSFGNSFLVDRLERYYTWLEKPVTRTILSILLMSIYTVLVAFVMNFLIVEYLIGKDFWESLEGGHLKGSITNTVIIALFISLFFHARGFFISWREMAVQNERLNTENANSKLETLKSQVNPHFLFNSLNALTSLVYDDQQKAVEFIQKLSAVYRYVIHQQGNELVTVEEELDFVKAFVYLNQIRFGKNFGVEITGEENMMEESSLPPLALQMLIENCIKHNEISKACPLHIMILIGSDHIIVKNNINPIQQEKPDSTGLGLKNIKSRYSHLTKTEVEVRKEENEFAVKLPIIKLKKS; from the coding sequence ATGAGTGAGAATGAAGCGGTATGCGTAAGCCCTCAGCAAAAGTGGCGAAAACTAGTATGGACAGCAGGGATTGTTCCCTTACTGGGAAGTATCGTGATTTCTTATTTCTTCTGCCCGACCTGTGTGGAGCAGGGTAGATACTCTGAGTTTGCTATATCTACTGTTATTTCTTACATGTATTGGATTGCTTTGTCTTTTGGCAATTCCTTTTTGGTAGATAGACTGGAGCGATACTATACGTGGTTGGAAAAACCAGTGACGCGTACCATTCTTTCCATTTTGCTCATGTCGATCTATACGGTCTTAGTGGCTTTTGTGATGAATTTTCTGATCGTAGAGTATTTGATTGGGAAAGATTTCTGGGAGTCATTAGAAGGGGGACATTTAAAGGGAAGCATCACAAATACGGTTATCATTGCGCTATTTATTTCGCTTTTTTTCCATGCCAGAGGTTTTTTTATCTCGTGGAGAGAAATGGCAGTTCAGAATGAAAGACTCAATACCGAAAATGCCAATTCTAAATTGGAGACGCTCAAGAGTCAGGTCAACCCGCATTTTCTTTTTAATAGTCTGAATGCACTGACTTCCCTGGTATATGACGATCAGCAAAAGGCCGTAGAATTCATCCAGAAACTATCGGCAGTCTATCGCTATGTGATCCATCAGCAGGGAAACGAACTGGTGACAGTCGAAGAGGAATTGGATTTTGTCAAAGCTTTCGTTTATCTCAATCAAATCCGATTTGGAAAGAATTTTGGAGTGGAAATTACGGGAGAGGAGAATATGATGGAGGAATCTTCCCTGCCGCCTTTGGCCTTGCAGATGTTGATCGAGAATTGCATTAAGCACAACGAGATTTCTAAGGCTTGTCCCTTGCATATCATGATCTTGATAGGCTCTGATCATATCATAGTAAAAAACAATATCAATCCTATCCAGCAGGAAAAACCAGACTCAACAGGTCTGGGTTTGAAGAATATCAAAAGCCGCTATAGTCACCTCACTAAAACCGAAGTAGAGGTTCGAAAGGAAGAGAATGAATTTGCGGTGAAACTACCTATCATAAAACTTAAAAAGTCGTGA
- a CDS encoding DUF2141 domain-containing protein, which translates to MKYLIIFWLGLLSFRNEVKAQDFELTILVQNVQTSDGKVRAGLYDSEGTFLKEGVYVAGEAKEKEVAKLVFSGVAQGKYAVSVFHDENDNEELDTMVFGIPSEPFGFSNDATGSFGPPTFEDSSIEMNQDKTISITLN; encoded by the coding sequence ATGAAATATTTAATCATCTTTTGGCTAGGCCTTTTGAGTTTTAGGAATGAAGTAAAAGCTCAAGATTTTGAACTCACCATCTTGGTGCAGAATGTCCAAACATCGGACGGAAAAGTGCGGGCAGGCCTCTATGACTCAGAAGGGACATTTTTGAAAGAAGGCGTCTATGTAGCAGGAGAGGCTAAAGAAAAAGAGGTGGCAAAGCTCGTATTCAGTGGAGTAGCCCAGGGGAAATATGCGGTCAGTGTGTTTCATGATGAAAATGACAATGAAGAGTTGGATACTATGGTGTTTGGTATCCCTTCTGAACCCTTCGGTTTCTCCAATGACGCCACCGGATCTTTTGGGCCTCCGACATTTGAGGACTCCAGCATCGAAATGAATCAAGACAAAACCATATCAATTACTTTAAACTAA
- a CDS encoding LytR/AlgR family response regulator transcription factor, with translation MNVLIVEDEGIAADRLERLVTALRPKVRILEQLDTVKSAVSWFQTNEMPDLLFFDIHLADGSSFEIFEQVNIHCPVIFTTAYDQYAIKAFEVNSVDYLLKPIEEQKLEKALSKFESLNQPNAPIDVNELKSLIQGSQKKYKERFVVKVGEHLRSIPVDQVDCFYSEEGATYLLDAKGQRVIVDYALDQLSGLVDPGHFFRINRKFIIRMSAIQDIVSYSNSRLKIALPHLDNNELIVSRDRVGEFKSWLDC, from the coding sequence GTGAATGTATTGATTGTAGAAGACGAGGGGATAGCAGCTGATCGTTTGGAGCGATTGGTTACAGCGCTTCGTCCTAAGGTTCGGATATTGGAACAGTTGGATACAGTCAAATCTGCTGTCAGTTGGTTTCAAACTAATGAGATGCCTGATTTGCTGTTTTTTGATATCCATCTGGCCGATGGGTCTAGCTTCGAGATTTTCGAGCAGGTCAATATCCACTGTCCGGTCATATTTACCACCGCATATGACCAATATGCCATCAAGGCATTTGAAGTCAATAGTGTCGATTACCTTCTAAAACCTATTGAGGAGCAAAAGCTGGAAAAGGCTCTGAGTAAATTTGAATCCTTGAACCAGCCAAACGCACCGATAGATGTAAATGAACTCAAGTCTTTGATTCAAGGGAGTCAGAAAAAATACAAGGAGCGCTTTGTGGTAAAGGTAGGAGAGCATCTGCGCAGTATTCCGGTGGATCAGGTAGATTGCTTTTATAGTGAGGAAGGTGCCACTTATCTGCTGGATGCGAAGGGACAGAGGGTCATCGTAGATTATGCCTTGGATCAGCTGTCGGGTTTAGTCGATCCGGGTCATTTTTTTCGAATCAACCGAAAATTCATCATCCGAATGTCAGCGATCCAGGATATCGTTTCGTATTCTAATAGTCGACTAAAAATTGCCTTGCCTCATTTGGACAACAATGAGTTAATTGTATCTAGAGATCGGGTAGGGGAATTTAAATCCTGGTTGGATTGTTAG